ATACGACGGCCGTCGTCGGCTCAACGTCGGCCAGAGCCCGGCCCCGTTCCTGCGTGGTGATCCGGACCGGCGCGCCGCAGTGGCGGCAGCGCGAGACGATCGAGATGTCTTGGTCGGTCATAGCGCCGATGCCGAGCGCGTCGACCGCGCACATCGCAGTAAGAGTGCGTCCGTCCAGTGTGACCCGGTGGCCGGTGTCGCGGTCGGTGAAGGGATACGCGCCGACAATCATGTCGCCATCGAGTACGACGAGGTCGCGACGGCGGAGCTCTTCGAGCAGCGCACGGACGGCTTCCTCGCTCAGCCCCGCACGCTTGGCAAGCGCGCTTGGGGTCGGGGCTCGCCCGTGTTCGGCGTAGAGCTGTAGCAACGCAACGCGCACGCGATCCGTGGCCGCCTCGTAGCCGCTCCAGCGGTTGAGCACATGGTCGGAGCCGACCATGGCCAGCAGGGCCTCCTTCACCACGGGTGACGAAACCACCGACCAGTCCGGAAACGTCACACCCGGCCGCACGGCCAAGCTCGGCACCGTTGCGGATGTAGAAACCGTCACCTTGTCGCGGGACGCGGAGGATGTGCAGCAATCGTTCATGGCTTCAGGCCTTCATTCAGAATCTTCGTGTTGGAACAGACGACCTTTGCACGGCGATGATGGATGCCGCAGGCGACAAGCCCGAGGCCCGCGGCGATCAGGGAAAGCACGACCAGACCCGAACCCGTCAACCACGCGCCGAGGCCGGCCAGCGGCGGGGGCACGGCAAGGAGTGGCGCCGCGCAGCAGATCGCAACGACAATGGCGCCTGCGGCGCCGGTGCGGATCAGGGCGCGGTCATGCATGTCAACTGCCTTGCTCCTGCGTCGGGCGGGCCGGATAGCCGGCATTCATGCTGGCGGCCGCGATGGCATCCGGGGTCGTCTGCGCGTCGTCGAAGGTCACGGTCGCGGTCTTGGCTTCGAACGAGACGGCCACCGTCGAGACCCCGGGGACCGCCGCCATCGAGGTCTTCACGATGTAGGGGCAGGAGGCGCAGGTCATGTTGTCGATGGCGAAGGTGACTGTGCGTTCGGTAGCGAACACGGCAGGCGCGGTCATCACCGACATGATCAAAGCAAGAGCACTCAAACTCTTCTTCATGGGACGGGTCTCCTCTTGGTGTCAGGCGGAAAGCAGCAGCGGGGCGACGTAGTCGAATGCGAAGGCGGCCGCGACGAGCACCGTCGCAAACCAGAGCGCGATCTGGACAATGCGGCTGGGGATCGGGCGCGCGCAGGCAGCATCCTCGGCGCAGGCCCGCCTCGGCTTCCAGTAGACGAGATAGAAGCCGTAGCCGAGAACGCCCGTCGTCCCGGCGACGAAGAGCGGCTTGTAGGGCGCGAGCGCCGTCAGATTGCCGATCCAGGCGCCACCAATGCCTAGGCTAAACAGGATGAGCGGGACGATGCAGCACGAGGAGGCGGCAAGCGCGCCGAGAATGCCGCCGACGGCGACCAGGCGCTGCCGTCCGACTTCGGCTCGGTCCGACGCGAGCACGTCGGTCGTGGCGGACGTCATGCCCGCCGTGCTGGGTCGCGATATATCCATGTCCGATCTCGCTTTCCTTGCCGAAATCCTCATTGCGCAGTACCATGCGGTCTGTAGCAACTACAGGGTCAAGAGGGATTTTTGCGATGCGCGATCACGCTGGCGTGAAGGGCCTGCAGCGGGCTGAGCTCGCCCGGCGGACGGGCAGCAATCTGGAGACTGTGCGCTACTACGAGAAGGTCGGGCTCCTGCCCGAGCCACCGCGCACGGCGGCCGGCTACCGCAGCTACGACACGACGCACGAGCGGCGCCTTCGCTTTGTGCTGCGGGCACGCGAGCTCGGCTTCTCACTCGACGAAATCCGCGAGCTGTTGCGCCTGGTCGACGAACGCGACCAGCCCTGCGCCGAGGCAAGCGCGGTCGCCGCCGCGCATCTCGACGATGTGCGGGCGAAGATCGCTGACCTGAAGCGCATGGAGCGGGTGCTCAAGGACGTCGTCGCGCAATGCGCCGACGGCACGCGGCCGGAATGTCCGCTGATTGAGGCGCTGTTCCGGGAGCGAACTGTCAACTGATCGGGTCGAGGAGCGCCTATGCGGCGCCCCTGACGTCGTTCCGGCAAGCGTTGCCCTGCTGGGCGTGCAGCCAGTCGGCGATCTGCTGCGCCTTGGCTGCGGCGGTGAAGATCGCGCGCTTGTCGGAGCGAAGCACCTCGAGCCAGGAGGCGATATAGCTGGCGTGGTCGGGCCGCGGCTCGACGCTGAGATGGAGGTCGGCGCAGATCATGGCGCTCAGGAGCTCGACCGTGCATTCCTCCATAGCATAGGCGGCCGAGCCGAACCGTCCGGAGAGATCACGGTCGAGGCGATGCCTGGCGCCGGAGGCGTGCCCGCATTCGTGGAGCAGCACGGCGTAATAGGCTGCGGCATCGCGGAAGCAGGCGAAGTCGGGCATCTGCACGTGGTCGGTGGATGGGCGGTAACAGGCCTGCGATCCGCCGTGGCGGATGTCGATGCCGAGCGCTGCGCAGAACCGTTCGGCCCGCTCGATGCGCTCGGCCTCGGGTAGCACCGGTATCTCGGGCGGCGTGTAGCCGTCGACCTGCGCGCAGTTGAAGACCGTGTAGCCGCGGGCGAACATGCGCCGGGCGGGCTCGTCGCGATCCTCGTCGCC
This genomic window from Aureimonas sp. OT7 contains:
- a CDS encoding cation transporter, with protein sequence MKKSLSALALIMSVMTAPAVFATERTVTFAIDNMTCASCPYIVKTSMAAVPGVSTVAVSFEAKTATVTFDDAQTTPDAIAAASMNAGYPARPTQEQGS
- a CDS encoding mercuric transporter MerT family protein, which produces MDISRPSTAGMTSATTDVLASDRAEVGRQRLVAVGGILGALAASSCCIVPLILFSLGIGGAWIGNLTALAPYKPLFVAGTTGVLGYGFYLVYWKPRRACAEDAACARPIPSRIVQIALWFATVLVAAAFAFDYVAPLLLSA
- a CDS encoding helix-turn-helix domain-containing protein — protein: MRDHAGVKGLQRAELARRTGSNLETVRYYEKVGLLPEPPRTAAGYRSYDTTHERRLRFVLRARELGFSLDEIRELLRLVDERDQPCAEASAVAAAHLDDVRAKIADLKRMERVLKDVVAQCADGTRPECPLIEALFRERTVN
- a CDS encoding zincin-like metallopeptidase domain-containing protein, which produces MTTDRTPQPRNDIYERVTSQIIAAIEAGADQYRMPWHHDGSAITTPVNVASRKAYRGVNVIALWAAAHAAGFPAGIWGTYRQWQALGAQVRKGERGHLVVFWKTVDRHGKADVQDGDEDRDEPARRMFARGYTVFNCAQVDGYTPPEIPVLPEAERIERAERFCAALGIDIRHGGSQACYRPSTDHVQMPDFACFRDAAAYYAVLLHECGHASGARHRLDRDLSGRFGSAAYAMEECTVELLSAMICADLHLSVEPRPDHASYIASWLEVLRSDKRAIFTAAAKAQQIADWLHAQQGNACRNDVRGAA